The Juglans microcarpa x Juglans regia isolate MS1-56 chromosome 2S, Jm3101_v1.0, whole genome shotgun sequence genome has a window encoding:
- the LOC121251567 gene encoding putative wall-associated receptor kinase-like 11 gives MSVPVVLEWWLDDTSLYSLPTMKNSTAREYKNWTYYWGSNFTMCRCESGYSGNPYLLGGCEDINECAEPDLNYCTNTRCVNTDGSFRCVAAKNIKLFIIIGVSASLGVLFLISGGWWSYKVIKKRMRIKRKEKFFKRNGGLLLEQRLSTNNKDNVENTKLFSSKELEKATDRFSADRIIGHGGQGTVYKGMLADGRIVAIKKSNVIDEEKLQEFVNEVVILSQINHRNVVKLLGCCLETEVPLLVYEFIPNGTLDQYLNGQNEEFPPTWDMRLRIAIEAAGALFYLHSAASSPIYHRDIKSTNILLDDKYRAKVADFGISRSVAIDQTHLSTLVHGTFGYVDPEYFWSGQFTDKSDVYSFGVVLAELLTGEKAISSSRTRDTKSLAAFFVSSMEGNNLFDILDNRVLKEAKKEKIIAVANLAKRCLNLNGKERPSMREVARELEANQMSPKVSNLQEKYGEIEDVGTEISKEYDVVSISTTSGMDGVITTSPLDSQPFLVSS, from the exons ATGTCTGTTCCAGTGGTATTGGAATGGTGGCTAGACGATACTTCTTTGTATTCTCTTCCCACAATGAAAAACTCGACGGCAAGAGAATACAAGAACTGGACCTATTATTGGGGTTCAAACTTTACTATGTGCAGGTGCGAGAGTGGCTACAGTGGAAATCCGTATCTTCTTGGAGGATGTGAAG ATATTAACGAATGTGCAGAACCTGACCTCAACTACTGTACAAATACACGCTGTGTAAATACAGATGGTTCTTTCCGTTGTGTTGCTGCTAAGAACATCAAGCTTTTCATAATCATAG GTGTTAGCGCGAGCCTTGGTGTCTTATTTCTGATTTCCGGTGGATGGTGGTCATACAAAGTGATAAAGAAAAGGATGAGGATTAAACGCAAGGAGAAGTTCTTCAAACGAAATGGTGGACTACTGCTAGAGCAACGACTATCTACAAACAACAAAGACAATGTTGAGAACACCAAATTGTTTAGTTCAAAGGAATTGGAGAAGGCCACTGATCGTTTTAGTGCAGATAGAATAATTGGACATGGTGGACAAGGCACTGTTTACAAAGGTATGTTGGCTGATGGAAGAATTGTTGCAATAAAAAAGTCCAACGTAATTGATGAAGAGAAACTTCAAGAATTCGTAAATGAAGTCGTGATTCTTTCACAAATTAATCACAGGAATGTGGTTAAGCTGCTTGGCTGTTGTTTGGAAACAGAAGTTCCGCTTCTAGTTTATGAATTCATTCCTAATGGAACTCTTGACCAATATCTCAATGGCCAAAATGAGGAGTTTCCACCAACATGGGATATGCGTTTACGAATTGCTATAGAAGCTGCAGGGGCTCTTTTCTACTTGCATTCAGCAGCTTCTTCACCAATTTACCATCGCGACATTAAGTCTACAAACATCCTCTTAGATGACAAGTATAGAGCAAAAGTAGCAGATTTCGGAATTTCAAGATCTGTTGCTATCGATCAAACTCATCTAAGCACACTAGTACATGGAACTTTTGGATATGTAGACCCTGAGTATTTTTGGTCAGGCCAGTTTACAGATAAGAGTGACGTGTatagttttggtgttgttcTTGCTGAGCTCTTGACCGGAGAAAAAGCTATCTCATCATCAAGAACCAGAGATACCAAAAGTTTAGCTGCATTTTTCGTTAGTTCGATGGAAGGAAACAATTTATTTGACATCCTTGATAATCGAGTTTTGAAGGAagcgaaaaaagaaaaaatcattgcGGTTGCAAACCTTGCAAAAAGATGCTTGAACTTGAACGGAAAGGAACGACCTTCAATGAGAGAAGTTGCAAGAGAATTGGAGGCCAACCAAATGTCGCCAAAAGTTTCTAACCTTCAAGAGAAATATGGAGAGATTGAAGATGTCGGAACTGAAATATCCAAGGAATATGATGTTGTTTCTATATCAACAACGTCAGGTATGGATGGTGTCATCACGACCTCACCTTTAGATTCACAGCCATTTTTAGTATCTTCTTAA